One segment of Octopus sinensis linkage group LG27, ASM634580v1, whole genome shotgun sequence DNA contains the following:
- the LOC115225484 gene encoding prestalk protein-like isoform X5 produces MVPMMSHVLLSKHEVATWLTCSKATPCTLTNRILQGNRSCTLTDPIQENRSCTLTDPIQENRSCTLTDPIQENTSCTLTDTIHENTSCTLIDPIQENTSCTLTDAIQENTSCTLTDTIQENTSCTLTDTIQENTSCTLTDTIQENTSCTLTDTIQENTSCTLTDTIHENTSCTLTDAIQENTSCTLTDAIQENTSCTLTDPIQENTSCTLTDMQYKKTHSVL; encoded by the exons ATGGTGCCAATGATGTCACATGTATTGCTTTCAAAGCATGAAGTGGCAACATGGTTAACATGCAGCAAGGCAACACCATGTACTCTAACAAATAGGATACTACAAGGGAACAGATCCTGTACTCTAACAGATCCGATACAAGAGAACAGATCCTGTACTCTAACAGATCCGATACAAGAGAACAGATCCTGTACTCTAACAGATCCGATACAAGAAAACACATCCTGTACTCTAACAGATACAATACATGAGAACACATCCTGTACTCTAATAGATCCGATACAAGAAAATACATCCTGTACTCTAACAGATGCAATACAAGAAAACACATCCTGTACTCTAACAGATACAATACAAGAAAACACATCCTGTACTCTAACAGATACAATACAAGAAAACACATCCTGTACTCTAACAGATACAATACAAGAAAATACATCCTGTACTCTAACAGATACAATACAAGAAAACACATCCTGTACTCTAACAGATACAATACATGAGAATACATCCTGTACTCTAACAGATGCAATACAAGAAAACACATCCTGTACTCTAACAGATGCAATACAAGAAAACACATCCTGTACTCTAACAGATCCGATACAAGAAAACACATCCTGTACTCTAACAGAT ATGCAATACAAGAAAACACATTCTGTACTCTAA
- the LOC115225484 gene encoding prestalk protein-like isoform X6, with protein MVPMMSHVLLSKHEVATWLTCSKATPCTLTNRILQGNRSCTLTDPIQENRSCTLTDPIQENRSCTLTDPIQENTSCTLTDTIHENTSCTLIDPIQENTSCTLTDAIQENTSCTLTDTIQENTSCTLTDTIQENTSCTLTDTIQENTSCTLTDTIQENTSCTLTDTIHENTSCTLTDAIQENTSCTLTDAIQENTSCTLTDPIQENTSCTLTDAIQEL; from the exons ATGGTGCCAATGATGTCACATGTATTGCTTTCAAAGCATGAAGTGGCAACATGGTTAACATGCAGCAAGGCAACACCATGTACTCTAACAAATAGGATACTACAAGGGAACAGATCCTGTACTCTAACAGATCCGATACAAGAGAACAGATCCTGTACTCTAACAGATCCGATACAAGAGAACAGATCCTGTACTCTAACAGATCCGATACAAGAAAACACATCCTGTACTCTAACAGATACAATACATGAGAACACATCCTGTACTCTAATAGATCCGATACAAGAAAATACATCCTGTACTCTAACAGATGCAATACAAGAAAACACATCCTGTACTCTAACAGATACAATACAAGAAAACACATCCTGTACTCTAACAGATACAATACAAGAAAACACATCCTGTACTCTAACAGATACAATACAAGAAAATACATCCTGTACTCTAACAGATACAATACAAGAAAACACATCCTGTACTCTAACAGATACAATACATGAGAATACATCCTGTACTCTAACAGATGCAATACAAGAAAACACATCCTGTACTCTAACAGATGCAATACAAGAAAACACATCCTGTACTCTAACAGATCCGATACAAGAAAACACATCCTGTACTCTAACAGATGCAATACAAGA ACTCTAA
- the LOC115225484 gene encoding prestalk protein-like isoform X1 — MVPMMSHVLLSKHEVATWLTCSKATPCTLTNRILQGNRSCTLTDPIQENRSCTLTDPIQENRSCTLTDPIQENTSCTLTDTIHENTSCTLIDPIQENTSCTLTDAIQENTSCTLTDTIQENTSCTLTDTIQENTSCTLTDTIQENTSCTLTDTIQENTSCTLTDTIHENTSCTLTDAIQENTSCTLTDAIQENTSCTLTDPIQENTSCTLTDAIQENTFCTLTDAIQENTFCTLTVPPICCPILVLSLLTPEGQKAKLMMADS, encoded by the coding sequence ATGGTGCCAATGATGTCACATGTATTGCTTTCAAAGCATGAAGTGGCAACATGGTTAACATGCAGCAAGGCAACACCATGTACTCTAACAAATAGGATACTACAAGGGAACAGATCCTGTACTCTAACAGATCCGATACAAGAGAACAGATCCTGTACTCTAACAGATCCGATACAAGAGAACAGATCCTGTACTCTAACAGATCCGATACAAGAAAACACATCCTGTACTCTAACAGATACAATACATGAGAACACATCCTGTACTCTAATAGATCCGATACAAGAAAATACATCCTGTACTCTAACAGATGCAATACAAGAAAACACATCCTGTACTCTAACAGATACAATACAAGAAAACACATCCTGTACTCTAACAGATACAATACAAGAAAACACATCCTGTACTCTAACAGATACAATACAAGAAAATACATCCTGTACTCTAACAGATACAATACAAGAAAACACATCCTGTACTCTAACAGATACAATACATGAGAATACATCCTGTACTCTAACAGATGCAATACAAGAAAACACATCCTGTACTCTAACAGATGCAATACAAGAAAACACATCCTGTACTCTAACAGATCCGATACAAGAAAACACATCCTGTACTCTAACAGATGCAATACAAGAAAACACATTCTGTACTCTAACAGATGCAATACAAGAAAACACATTCTGTACTCTAACAGTTCCACCAATCTGCTGCCCTATACTGGTACTttctttattgaccccagaaggacaaaaggcaaagctgatgaTGGCAGATTCTTGA
- the LOC115225484 gene encoding prestalk protein-like isoform X3, translating into MVPMMSHVLLSKHEVATWLTCSKATPCTLTNRILQGNRSCTLTDPIQENRSCTLTDPIQENRSCTLTDPIQENTSCTLTDTIHENTSCTLIDPIQENTSCTLTDAIQENTSCTLTDTIQENTSCTLTDTIQENTSCTLTDTIQENTSCTLTDTIQENTSCTLTDTIHENTSCTLTDAIQENTSCTLTDAIQENTSCTLTDPIQENTSCTLTDAIQENTFCTLTVPPICCPILVLSLLTPEGQKAKLMMADS; encoded by the exons ATGGTGCCAATGATGTCACATGTATTGCTTTCAAAGCATGAAGTGGCAACATGGTTAACATGCAGCAAGGCAACACCATGTACTCTAACAAATAGGATACTACAAGGGAACAGATCCTGTACTCTAACAGATCCGATACAAGAGAACAGATCCTGTACTCTAACAGATCCGATACAAGAGAACAGATCCTGTACTCTAACAGATCCGATACAAGAAAACACATCCTGTACTCTAACAGATACAATACATGAGAACACATCCTGTACTCTAATAGATCCGATACAAGAAAATACATCCTGTACTCTAACAGATGCAATACAAGAAAACACATCCTGTACTCTAACAGATACAATACAAGAAAACACATCCTGTACTCTAACAGATACAATACAAGAAAACACATCCTGTACTCTAACAGATACAATACAAGAAAATACATCCTGTACTCTAACAGATACAATACAAGAAAACACATCCTGTACTCTAACAGATACAATACATGAGAATACATCCTGTACTCTAACAGATGCAATACAAGAAAACACATCCTGTACTCTAACAGATGCAATACAAGAAAACACATCCTGTACTCTAACAGATCCGATACAAGAAAACACATCCTGTACTCTAACAGATGCAATACAAGAAAACAC ATTCTGTACTCTAACAGTTCCACCAATCTGCTGCCCTATACTGGTACTttctttattgaccccagaaggacaaaaggcaaagctgatgaTGGCAGATTCTTGA
- the LOC115225484 gene encoding prestalk protein-like isoform X2 codes for MVPMMSHVLLSKHEVATWLTCSKATPCTLTNRILQGNRSCTLTDPIQENRSCTLTDPIQENTSCTLTDTIHENTSCTLIDPIQENTSCTLTDAIQENTSCTLTDTIQENTSCTLTDTIQENTSCTLTDTIQENTSCTLTDTIQENTSCTLTDTIHENTSCTLTDAIQENTSCTLTDAIQENTSCTLTDPIQENTSCTLTDAIQENTFCTLTDAIQENTFCTLTVPPICCPILVLSLLTPEGQKAKLMMADS; via the exons ATGGTGCCAATGATGTCACATGTATTGCTTTCAAAGCATGAAGTGGCAACATGGTTAACATGCAGCAAGGCAACACCATGTACTCTAACAAATAGGATACTACAAGGGAACAG ATCCTGTACTCTAACAGATCCGATACAAGAGAACAGATCCTGTACTCTAACAGATCCGATACAAGAAAACACATCCTGTACTCTAACAGATACAATACATGAGAACACATCCTGTACTCTAATAGATCCGATACAAGAAAATACATCCTGTACTCTAACAGATGCAATACAAGAAAACACATCCTGTACTCTAACAGATACAATACAAGAAAACACATCCTGTACTCTAACAGATACAATACAAGAAAACACATCCTGTACTCTAACAGATACAATACAAGAAAATACATCCTGTACTCTAACAGATACAATACAAGAAAACACATCCTGTACTCTAACAGATACAATACATGAGAATACATCCTGTACTCTAACAGATGCAATACAAGAAAACACATCCTGTACTCTAACAGATGCAATACAAGAAAACACATCCTGTACTCTAACAGATCCGATACAAGAAAACACATCCTGTACTCTAACAGATGCAATACAAGAAAACACATTCTGTACTCTAACAGATGCAATACAAGAAAACACATTCTGTACTCTAACAGTTCCACCAATCTGCTGCCCTATACTGGTACTttctttattgaccccagaaggacaaaaggcaaagctgatgaTGGCAGATTCTTGA
- the LOC115225484 gene encoding prestalk protein-like isoform X7, producing the protein MVPMMSHVLLSKHEVATWLTCSKATPCTLTNRILQGNRSCTLTDPIQENRSCTLTDPIQENRSCTLTDPIQENTSCTLTDTIHENTSCTLIDPIQENTSCTLTDAIQENTSCTLTDTIQENTSCTLTDTIQENTSCTLTDTIQENTSCTLTDTIQENTSCTLTDTIHENTSCTLTDAIQENTSCTLTDMQYKKTHSVL; encoded by the exons ATGGTGCCAATGATGTCACATGTATTGCTTTCAAAGCATGAAGTGGCAACATGGTTAACATGCAGCAAGGCAACACCATGTACTCTAACAAATAGGATACTACAAGGGAACAGATCCTGTACTCTAACAGATCCGATACAAGAGAACAGATCCTGTACTCTAACAGATCCGATACAAGAGAACAGATCCTGTACTCTAACAGATCCGATACAAGAAAACACATCCTGTACTCTAACAGATACAATACATGAGAACACATCCTGTACTCTAATAGATCCGATACAAGAAAATACATCCTGTACTCTAACAGATGCAATACAAGAAAACACATCCTGTACTCTAACAGATACAATACAAGAAAACACATCCTGTACTCTAACAGATACAATACAAGAAAACACATCCTGTACTCTAACAGATACAATACAAGAAAATACATCCTGTACTCTAACAGATACAATACAAGAAAACACATCCTGTACTCTAACAGATACAATACATGAGAATACATCCTGTACTCTAACAGATGCAATACAAGAAAACACATCCTGTACTCTAACAGAT ATGCAATACAAGAAAACACATTCTGTACTCTAA
- the LOC115225484 gene encoding prestalk protein-like isoform X4, giving the protein MVPMMSHVLLSKHEVATWLTCSKATPCTLTNRILQGNRSCTLTDPIQENRSCTLTDPIQENRSCTLTDPIQENTSCTLTDTIHENTSCTLIDPIQENTSCTLTDAIQENTSCTLTDTIQENTSCTLTDTIQENTSCTLTDTIQENTSCTLTDTIQENTSCTLTDTIHENTSCTLTDAIQENTSCTLTDAIQENTSCTLTDPIQENTFCTLTVPPICCPILVLSLLTPEGQKAKLMMADS; this is encoded by the exons ATGGTGCCAATGATGTCACATGTATTGCTTTCAAAGCATGAAGTGGCAACATGGTTAACATGCAGCAAGGCAACACCATGTACTCTAACAAATAGGATACTACAAGGGAACAGATCCTGTACTCTAACAGATCCGATACAAGAGAACAGATCCTGTACTCTAACAGATCCGATACAAGAGAACAGATCCTGTACTCTAACAGATCCGATACAAGAAAACACATCCTGTACTCTAACAGATACAATACATGAGAACACATCCTGTACTCTAATAGATCCGATACAAGAAAATACATCCTGTACTCTAACAGATGCAATACAAGAAAACACATCCTGTACTCTAACAGATACAATACAAGAAAACACATCCTGTACTCTAACAGATACAATACAAGAAAACACATCCTGTACTCTAACAGATACAATACAAGAAAATACATCCTGTACTCTAACAGATACAATACAAGAAAACACATCCTGTACTCTAACAGATACAATACATGAGAATACATCCTGTACTCTAACAGATGCAATACAAGAAAACACATCCTGTACTCTAACAGATGCAATACAAGAAAACACATCCTGTACTCTAACAGATCCGATACAAGAAAACAC ATTCTGTACTCTAACAGTTCCACCAATCTGCTGCCCTATACTGGTACTttctttattgaccccagaaggacaaaaggcaaagctgatgaTGGCAGATTCTTGA